The following proteins are encoded in a genomic region of Pan troglodytes isolate AG18354 chromosome 2, NHGRI_mPanTro3-v2.0_pri, whole genome shotgun sequence:
- the CLDN11 gene encoding claudin-11 has product MVATFLQVVGFVTSFVGWIGVIVTTSTNDWVVTCGYTIPTCRKLDELGSKGLWADCVMATGLYHCKPLVDILILPGYVQACRALMIAASVLGLPAILLLLTVLPCIRMGQEPGVAKYRRAQLAGVLLILLALCALVATIWFPVCAHRETTIVSFGYSLYAGWIGAVLCLVGGCVILCCAGDAQAFGENRFYYTAGSSSPTHAKSAHV; this is encoded by the exons ATGGTGGCCACGTTTCTGCAGGTGGTGGGCTTCGTCACGAGCTTCGTGGGCTGGATCGGCGTCATCGTGACCACCTCCACCAATGACTGGGTGGTGACCTGCGGCTACACCATCCCCACCTGCCGCAAGCTGGATGAGCTGGGCTCCAAGGGGCTGTGGGCCGACTGCGTCATGGCCACGGGGCTGTACCACTGCAAGCCCCTGGTGGACATCCTCATCCTGCCGG GCTACGTGCAGGCCTGCCGCGCCCTGATGATTGCTGCCTCGGTCCTGGGTCTGCCGGCCATTTTACTGCTGCTGACTGTTCTTCCCTGCATCCGGATGGGCCAGGAGCCCGGTGTGGCTAAGTACAGGCGGGCCCAGCTGGCTGGTGTTTTGCTCATTCTGCTGG CTCTCTGCGCCCTTGTTGCCACCATCTGGTTCCCTGTGTGCGCCCACCGTGAGACCACCATCGTGAGCTTTGGCTACTCCCTGTATGCAGGCTGGATTGGTGCTGTGCTGTGCCTCGTGGGTGGCTGTGTCATCCTCTGCTGTGCTGGAGATGCCCAGGCCTTTGGTGAAAACCGTTTCTACTACACTGCGGGCTCTAGCTCCCCGACTCATGCGAAGAGTGCCCACGTATAA
- the CLDN11 gene encoding claudin-11 isoform X1, giving the protein MIAASVLGLPAILLLLTVLPCIRMGQEPGVAKYRRAQLAGVLLILLALCALVATIWFPVCAHRETTIVSFGYSLYAGWIGAVLCLVGGCVILCCAGDAQAFGENRFYYTAGSSSPTHAKSAHV; this is encoded by the exons ATGATTGCTGCCTCGGTCCTGGGTCTGCCGGCCATTTTACTGCTGCTGACTGTTCTTCCCTGCATCCGGATGGGCCAGGAGCCCGGTGTGGCTAAGTACAGGCGGGCCCAGCTGGCTGGTGTTTTGCTCATTCTGCTGG CTCTCTGCGCCCTTGTTGCCACCATCTGGTTCCCTGTGTGCGCCCACCGTGAGACCACCATCGTGAGCTTTGGCTACTCCCTGTATGCAGGCTGGATTGGTGCTGTGCTGTGCCTCGTGGGTGGCTGTGTCATCCTCTGCTGTGCTGGAGATGCCCAGGCCTTTGGTGAAAACCGTTTCTACTACACTGCGGGCTCTAGCTCCCCGACTCATGCGAAGAGTGCCCACGTATAA